One part of the Streptomyces ferrugineus genome encodes these proteins:
- a CDS encoding AAA family ATPase, translating into MTSASEADWRLFRGDGVPRDVDLPSAPPWRRFSPTPAARPELPYLIQSEHADVVNAALHLRRPLLVTGPAGTGKSSLARAVAHELRLGELLRWSINSRSTVREALYQYDAIGRLRETTLSRDRGEGEPSIGTFIRLGPLGTALVPSATPRALLIDEMDKGDVDLPNDLLTVFEEGYFDIPELTRLPEDMADVAVQTADHRGTVTVHQGRVQCAEFPVVVITSNGEREFPPAFLRRCVRLALPVPDEARLRAIVTAHLGEEALRDADDLIEAFLRRRAPGELATDQLLNAVFLRNGGVDLDAEGLLDAVLHQLTGAL; encoded by the coding sequence ATGACCTCCGCTTCCGAGGCCGACTGGCGCCTCTTCCGCGGCGACGGCGTCCCACGCGACGTCGACCTGCCCTCGGCACCGCCGTGGCGGCGGTTCAGCCCGACGCCGGCCGCCCGCCCCGAACTGCCGTACCTGATCCAGTCGGAGCACGCCGACGTGGTCAACGCCGCCCTGCATCTGCGCCGACCGCTGCTGGTCACCGGGCCGGCCGGCACCGGCAAGTCGTCGCTGGCCCGGGCGGTCGCGCACGAGCTGCGGCTGGGCGAGCTGCTGCGGTGGTCCATCAACAGCCGGTCGACCGTGCGCGAGGCGCTGTACCAGTACGACGCGATCGGCCGCCTGCGCGAAACGACGCTCAGCCGTGACCGGGGCGAAGGCGAGCCGTCGATCGGGACGTTCATCCGGCTCGGTCCGCTGGGCACGGCGCTCGTCCCGTCCGCGACCCCGCGGGCCCTGCTCATCGACGAGATGGACAAGGGCGACGTCGACCTGCCCAACGACCTGCTCACCGTCTTCGAGGAGGGCTACTTCGACATCCCCGAACTGACCCGGCTGCCCGAGGACATGGCGGACGTGGCGGTGCAGACGGCCGACCACCGCGGCACGGTGACCGTCCACCAGGGACGCGTCCAGTGCGCCGAGTTCCCGGTCGTCGTCATCACCAGCAACGGCGAGCGCGAGTTCCCGCCCGCCTTCCTGCGCCGTTGCGTGCGGCTCGCCCTGCCGGTGCCGGACGAGGCCCGGCTGCGCGCCATCGTCACCGCCCACCTGGGCGAGGAGGCCCTGCGCGACGCGGACGACCTGATCGAGGCCTTCCTCCGCCGTCGCGCCCCCGGCGAACTGGCCACCGACCAGCTCCTCAACGCGGTGTTCCTGCGCAACGGCGGGGTGGACCTGGACGCGGAGGGGCTGCTGGACGCCGTTCTGCACCAGTTGACCGGGGCACTGTGA
- a CDS encoding SAV_2336 N-terminal domain-related protein has product MSAGGGGARLTEALRVLAAAGQELDADQVLDVLWLARRLPGGSNAPLGRCARVEPPAPQPPAADEPDGDTPSRPAQEPDPDDPDLPDLTAPSLYAAARQTPPAIPEIRLRQAPEPGKALPVRVPEDKALTGELEVGRALRPLRRRQTSSHRLEIDEERTAAELAETRLPDVVLRPVQERWLHLALLVDDGLSMLLWHRLGAELRTLLERLGAFATTRVLGLDARGVSEPRLHARPFRPDSTPVPLSAVGDPSGRTLVLVISDGMGASWRSGALHDLLALWASRGPAALLHTLPPDLWDGSGIQAERWQATTRRIGGANTSWEITDPVLPADLARFDGVPVPVLEPTAASLRNWAHLLASPGATVELPLLARPHRSGGSITASPDPGDAQHFRDAATPEAYRLAAHLAAVSPLTVPVMRLVQTAVPWRARTSHLAEVFLGGLMRPHPAPVPGPLPAKHQVFDFSDASRSVLLDAVPQAELLRTGRSIGRRLEQLAGNSPDFPAWLAHPDGSAQLPGSHRPFTSVERRLLTRFGVSFDPEVHGLERGPEQSAAAADGWQPLTDDDPRQLGPYRLRARRRLRRTVEYDGVGRRGLAARVRVARSDLLFDTSELITLEAEALRRLDGQYAPALLAEERGADSGGHGQWVATAPVHDGSGQPTPPRLAEIFNQAHRTGTAPFDKLTALVVGWHLASALALCHLHEIVPVDLSAENVFVLRRTVMLADLSDCAVAGQYVGAGPMPTSEDNVRALGELLQLASSKAGWELPGQPEGMHLWQGDTWARLRRIVLRCLDPDPAERPTAGEVADSLAHYIAHEHVPTRRPKSTVERPARARLVLPATAVPPTTGPPIRPPRFPAARREREARLARLRRPLRHARRVTLVGAYHYSGRATTTVALGSLLAAVRGEPVLALDGAADEGALGAFLTDRNPATVRDLADLPADASYQEVSARTTRLSSGLEVAAHPPGHVPPNPAHAEAYAQALARTEPYYSFVLTDWAPLRFDRSADTVLDLTDRLILCCGSAGWFLDAAWRVLDRLRGSGRRRLADEAIVVVAPVDGVTGRPVPDGLPARFDIGADQVVAVPFDRSLHFPGFRGLDQLRTRTLNAFVDLAELLVRE; this is encoded by the coding sequence ATGAGTGCGGGTGGCGGTGGTGCGCGGCTCACCGAGGCGCTGCGGGTACTGGCGGCCGCCGGCCAGGAGCTGGACGCCGATCAGGTGCTGGACGTGCTGTGGCTCGCCCGGCGGCTGCCCGGCGGGAGCAACGCGCCGCTCGGCCGGTGCGCTCGCGTCGAGCCGCCCGCGCCGCAGCCCCCGGCCGCCGACGAGCCGGACGGTGACACACCGTCCCGGCCCGCGCAGGAACCCGATCCCGACGACCCGGACCTGCCCGACCTGACCGCCCCGTCCCTGTACGCGGCCGCCCGGCAGACCCCGCCGGCGATTCCCGAGATCCGGCTGCGGCAGGCCCCCGAGCCGGGCAAGGCGCTGCCCGTGCGGGTTCCGGAGGACAAGGCGCTGACCGGCGAGCTCGAAGTGGGGCGCGCGCTACGGCCGTTGCGGCGCCGCCAGACCAGCTCGCACCGGCTGGAGATCGACGAGGAGCGCACCGCCGCCGAACTCGCCGAGACCCGGCTGCCCGACGTGGTGCTGCGGCCCGTGCAGGAGCGCTGGCTCCACCTGGCGCTGCTCGTCGACGACGGGCTGTCGATGCTGCTGTGGCACCGTCTCGGTGCCGAACTGCGCACCCTGCTGGAACGCCTGGGCGCCTTCGCCACCACCCGCGTCCTCGGCCTCGACGCCCGCGGTGTCTCCGAACCACGCCTGCACGCCCGCCCGTTCCGCCCCGACAGCACCCCGGTACCGCTGAGCGCGGTCGGCGACCCGTCCGGCCGCACCCTGGTCCTCGTCATCAGCGACGGCATGGGCGCCTCCTGGCGCAGCGGCGCCCTCCACGACCTGCTGGCCCTCTGGGCCTCCCGGGGCCCCGCCGCCCTGCTGCACACCCTGCCGCCCGACCTGTGGGACGGCTCCGGCATCCAGGCGGAACGCTGGCAGGCCACCACCCGGCGGATCGGCGGGGCCAACACCTCCTGGGAGATCACCGACCCGGTACTGCCCGCCGACCTCGCCCGCTTCGACGGCGTACCGGTCCCGGTCCTGGAGCCGACGGCCGCGTCGCTGCGGAACTGGGCCCACCTGCTCGCCTCACCCGGCGCCACGGTGGAACTGCCGCTGCTGGCCCGGCCGCACCGGTCCGGCGGCTCGATCACCGCGTCCCCCGACCCGGGCGACGCCCAGCACTTCCGGGACGCGGCCACCCCGGAGGCGTACCGGCTCGCGGCCCACCTGGCGGCCGTGTCACCGCTCACGGTGCCGGTGATGCGGCTCGTCCAGACGGCGGTCCCGTGGCGGGCGCGGACCTCCCACCTCGCGGAGGTGTTCCTGGGCGGCCTCATGCGGCCGCATCCCGCGCCGGTGCCGGGGCCGCTGCCCGCCAAGCACCAGGTCTTCGACTTCTCCGACGCGTCGCGGTCGGTACTCCTGGACGCGGTCCCCCAGGCCGAACTCCTGCGCACCGGCCGCAGCATCGGGCGGCGCCTGGAACAACTCGCGGGCAACTCGCCCGACTTCCCGGCCTGGCTGGCGCATCCGGACGGATCCGCTCAGCTTCCCGGCTCGCACCGTCCGTTCACCAGCGTGGAACGACGGCTCCTGACCCGGTTCGGGGTGTCGTTCGACCCGGAGGTGCACGGGCTGGAACGCGGACCGGAGCAGAGCGCCGCCGCCGCGGACGGCTGGCAGCCACTGACCGACGACGACCCCCGGCAGCTCGGCCCGTACCGGCTCCGCGCCCGGCGACGGCTGCGGCGGACGGTGGAGTACGACGGCGTCGGCCGACGGGGCCTGGCGGCCCGGGTCCGCGTCGCGCGCTCCGATCTCCTCTTCGACACCTCCGAGTTGATCACGCTGGAGGCCGAGGCGCTGCGCCGACTGGACGGACAGTACGCGCCCGCCCTGCTCGCCGAGGAGCGCGGCGCCGACAGCGGCGGACACGGGCAGTGGGTGGCGACGGCTCCGGTCCACGACGGCTCCGGGCAGCCGACGCCGCCCCGGCTCGCCGAGATCTTCAACCAGGCCCACCGCACCGGCACCGCCCCCTTCGACAAACTCACCGCGCTGGTCGTCGGCTGGCATCTGGCGAGCGCGCTGGCCCTGTGCCACCTCCACGAGATCGTTCCCGTGGACCTCAGCGCCGAGAACGTCTTCGTGCTGCGCCGCACCGTGATGCTCGCCGACCTGTCCGACTGCGCGGTGGCCGGCCAGTACGTGGGCGCGGGCCCCATGCCGACCTCCGAGGACAACGTGCGCGCGCTGGGCGAACTGCTCCAGCTCGCCAGCAGCAAGGCGGGCTGGGAACTGCCCGGCCAGCCGGAGGGCATGCACCTGTGGCAGGGCGACACGTGGGCACGGCTGCGCCGGATCGTGCTGCGCTGCCTCGACCCGGACCCGGCCGAGCGCCCGACCGCCGGCGAGGTCGCGGACTCCTTGGCCCACTACATCGCCCACGAGCACGTCCCCACGCGGCGGCCCAAGTCCACCGTCGAGCGGCCGGCGCGGGCGCGACTCGTGCTCCCGGCGACTGCCGTGCCGCCCACCACCGGCCCGCCGATCCGCCCGCCCCGGTTCCCCGCCGCCCGCCGCGAGCGGGAGGCCCGGCTGGCCCGCCTGCGGCGACCACTGCGGCACGCCCGGCGCGTCACCCTGGTCGGTGCCTACCACTACAGCGGCCGGGCCACCACGACGGTGGCGCTCGGCTCGCTGCTGGCCGCCGTCCGGGGCGAGCCCGTACTCGCCCTCGACGGAGCGGCCGACGAGGGTGCCCTCGGCGCCTTCCTCACCGACCGGAACCCGGCCACCGTGCGCGATCTGGCCGACCTGCCGGCCGACGCCTCGTACCAGGAGGTCAGCGCCCGCACCACGCGCCTGTCGTCGGGCCTGGAAGTGGCGGCGCACCCGCCGGGCCACGTCCCGCCGAACCCCGCCCACGCCGAGGCGTACGCGCAGGCGCTGGCGCGCACCGAGCCCTACTACTCCTTCGTCCTCACCGACTGGGCCCCGCTGCGGTTCGACCGCTCGGCGGACACCGTCCTCGATCTGACCGACCGGCTGATCCTGTGCTGCGGCAGCGCCGGCTGGTTCCTCGACGCCGCGTGGCGGGTGCTGGACCGGCTGCGCGGGAGTGGACGCCGACGGCTGGCGGACGAGGCGATCGTCGTGGTGGCCCCGGTGGACGGGGTCACCGGCCGGCCCGTGCCGGACGGCCTGCCGGCGCGCTTCGACATCGGCGCGGACCAGGTGGTCGCCGTCCCCTTCGACAGGTCCCTGCACTTCCCGGGCTTCCGGGGGCTGGACCAGCTGCGGACGCGGACGCTGAACGCGTTCGTGGACCTGGCCGAGCTGCTCGTGAGGGAGTGA
- a CDS encoding malate dehydrogenase yields the protein MTRTPVNVTVTGAAGQIGYALLFRIASGQLLGADVPVKLRLLEITPALKAAEGTAMELDDCAFPLLQGIDITDDPNVAFDGANVGLLVGARPRTKGMERGDLLEANGGIFKPQGKAINDHAADDVKILVVGNPANTNALIAQAAAPDVPAERFTAMTRLDHNRALTQLAKKTGSTVSDIKRLTIWGNHSATQYPDIFHASIAGKNAAEVVNDEKWLAEDFIPTVAKRGAAIIEARGASSAASAANAAIDHVHTWVNGTADGDWVSMGIPSDGSYGVPEGLISSFPVTTKDGKYEIVQGLEINEFSRARIDASVKELEEEREAVRSLGLI from the coding sequence ATGACCCGCACTCCCGTGAACGTCACCGTCACCGGCGCGGCCGGCCAGATCGGTTACGCCCTGCTCTTCCGCATCGCCTCCGGCCAGCTGCTCGGCGCGGACGTGCCGGTCAAGCTGCGACTCCTGGAGATCACGCCGGCGCTGAAGGCCGCAGAGGGCACGGCCATGGAGCTCGACGACTGCGCCTTCCCCCTCCTTCAGGGCATCGACATCACCGACGACCCGAACGTCGCCTTCGACGGCGCCAACGTCGGCCTGCTCGTCGGCGCCCGCCCGCGCACCAAGGGCATGGAGCGCGGTGACCTCCTGGAGGCCAACGGCGGCATCTTCAAGCCGCAGGGCAAGGCCATCAACGACCACGCCGCGGACGACGTCAAGATCCTGGTCGTCGGCAACCCGGCCAACACCAACGCGCTGATCGCGCAGGCCGCCGCGCCGGACGTACCGGCCGAGCGCTTCACCGCGATGACCCGCCTCGACCACAACCGCGCGCTGACCCAGCTCGCGAAGAAGACGGGCTCGACCGTCTCCGACATCAAGCGGCTGACCATCTGGGGCAACCACTCCGCCACCCAGTACCCGGACATCTTCCACGCCAGCATCGCCGGCAAGAACGCCGCCGAGGTCGTCAACGATGAGAAGTGGCTCGCCGAGGACTTCATCCCGACCGTCGCCAAGCGCGGCGCGGCGATCATCGAGGCCCGCGGCGCCTCCTCGGCGGCCTCCGCCGCCAACGCCGCCATCGACCACGTCCACACCTGGGTCAACGGCACCGCCGACGGCGACTGGGTCTCCATGGGCATCCCGTCCGACGGCTCGTACGGCGTCCCGGAGGGCCTGATCTCCTCCTTCCCGGTCACCACCAAGGACGGCAAGTACGAGATCGTCCAGGGCCTGGAGATCAACGAGTTCTCCCGCGCCCGTATCGACGCCTCCGTCAAGGAGCTCGAGGAGGAGCGCGAGGCGGTCCGCTCCCTCGGCCTGATCTGA
- a CDS encoding helix-turn-helix domain-containing protein: protein MPDELDPQVREFASQLRRLVDRSGLSVAALADRTGYSKTSWERYLNGRLLAPKGAIVALAEVTGTNPVHLTTMWELAERAWSRSEMRHDMTMEAIRISQARAALSEFGAPPANAKGGGARTGKGSRRGGSATAAPTPGVAGPAGVAPTVPPAVPVQPKAPEVRDATVQDAPVRGADGGDVRESGTSEGNSWGLAGYRGPSPAGGRTAETPGVPRASGAEPGPAWSPGTPGPYGEPPQGPRPGAGATGGGGAKRRLTMFLAGVVGVLVVIAAVFFLIDPGGDKKGDDVAKSPSPTASTDPDLPAGVKCSGDSCTGKDAEAMGCSGDLVTTAKTATVGTAVVEVRYSETCGAAWGRVTQAAQGDEVVVTAGKAKEESGPITAAGDTIAYTPMVAVKDAGEAIACATLAAGQEGCTQ, encoded by the coding sequence TTGCCGGATGAACTCGATCCGCAGGTCAGGGAGTTCGCGAGCCAGTTGCGTCGGCTCGTGGACCGCAGCGGCCTGAGCGTCGCGGCGCTGGCCGACCGCACGGGATACAGCAAGACGTCCTGGGAGCGGTATCTGAACGGGCGACTGCTCGCGCCCAAGGGCGCGATCGTGGCGCTCGCCGAGGTCACGGGCACCAATCCGGTCCACCTGACGACCATGTGGGAGCTCGCCGAACGGGCGTGGAGCCGTTCGGAGATGCGTCACGACATGACCATGGAGGCGATCCGGATCTCCCAGGCCCGCGCGGCGCTGAGCGAGTTCGGCGCGCCGCCGGCCAACGCCAAGGGCGGCGGCGCCAGGACGGGCAAGGGCTCGCGCCGCGGCGGCAGCGCCACGGCGGCGCCCACGCCCGGCGTCGCGGGCCCGGCGGGCGTGGCACCCACCGTGCCGCCGGCGGTGCCGGTCCAGCCGAAGGCGCCGGAGGTACGGGACGCGACGGTCCAGGACGCTCCGGTACGGGGAGCCGACGGGGGTGACGTCCGCGAGAGCGGGACCTCCGAGGGCAACTCGTGGGGGCTGGCGGGGTACCGGGGGCCGTCGCCGGCAGGGGGGCGTACGGCGGAGACGCCAGGTGTGCCGCGGGCTTCCGGGGCGGAGCCGGGGCCGGCGTGGTCGCCGGGGACGCCCGGTCCGTACGGCGAACCCCCGCAGGGGCCCCGTCCGGGCGCCGGCGCCACGGGCGGCGGGGGTGCGAAGCGGCGGCTGACGATGTTCCTCGCGGGCGTCGTCGGTGTGCTGGTCGTGATCGCGGCGGTGTTCTTCCTCATCGACCCCGGCGGCGACAAGAAGGGCGACGACGTCGCCAAGTCGCCCTCGCCGACCGCTTCGACCGACCCCGATCTGCCGGCCGGCGTGAAGTGCAGCGGCGACTCCTGCACCGGCAAGGACGCGGAGGCCATGGGGTGCAGCGGTGACCTCGTGACGACCGCCAAGACCGCGACCGTCGGCACGGCCGTGGTCGAGGTGCGCTACAGCGAGACCTGCGGGGCCGCGTGGGGACGGGTCACACAGGCCGCCCAGGGCGACGAGGTCGTCGTGACGGCCGGCAAGGCCAAGGAGGAGTCCGGGCCGATCACCGCGGCCGGCGACACGATCGCCTACACGCCGATGGTGGCCGTGAAGGACGCCGGCGAGGCCATCGCCTGCGCGACGCTGGCCGCGGGCCAGGAGGGCTGCACGCAGTAG
- a CDS encoding helix-turn-helix domain-containing protein has protein sequence MGAWQPLPGDLPLEVRHFVEQLRQLKDRTGLSLVALGARTAYSKSSWQRYLNATQPPPRQAVAALCRVAGVEKEEAERFEVRWELAVRAWPKPVTVPGKPEGAAPAEGEEYEDDPTLPWWDAPPRKPGPPSRRLLVVAVVLAVTLVLAAVVGAVALG, from the coding sequence ATGGGTGCGTGGCAGCCGCTGCCCGGCGATCTGCCGCTGGAGGTGCGGCACTTCGTGGAGCAGTTGCGGCAGCTCAAGGACCGTACGGGCCTGAGTCTGGTCGCGCTGGGCGCGCGCACCGCGTACAGCAAGTCCTCCTGGCAGCGTTACCTCAACGCCACCCAGCCCCCGCCCCGCCAGGCGGTGGCCGCGCTGTGCCGCGTCGCGGGGGTGGAGAAGGAGGAGGCCGAGCGCTTCGAGGTGCGGTGGGAACTCGCGGTGCGGGCCTGGCCGAAGCCGGTCACGGTGCCGGGGAAGCCGGAGGGCGCGGCGCCGGCCGAGGGCGAGGAGTACGAGGACGATCCCACGTTGCCCTGGTGGGACGCGCCGCCGAGGAAGCCGGGGCCGCCGTCGCGCCGGCTGCTGGTCGTGGCCGTGGTGCTCGCCGTGACGCTGGTGCTGGCGGCGGTGGTCGGGGCCGTTGCGCTGGGATGA
- a CDS encoding DUF3017 domain-containing protein, giving the protein MSAEAGSEKAEEIEDIEVRDPVSAPDAEGTPRRTTRRFPLFTKDTARPEGGGRAAPGDLPAPARQWPVLVVLGLVGVGLLVTALDVFRVGILLIGGALLAGAVMRWLLPSVGMLAVRSRFTDIVTYGVLGLTIVLLALMAQPDPLLKLPFLKDALHFTVES; this is encoded by the coding sequence GTGTCGGCTGAGGCGGGCTCCGAGAAGGCGGAGGAGATCGAGGACATCGAGGTCCGGGATCCGGTGAGCGCGCCGGACGCGGAGGGCACGCCCCGGCGCACCACCCGCCGCTTCCCGCTGTTCACGAAGGACACCGCGCGCCCCGAGGGCGGCGGCCGCGCGGCGCCCGGCGACCTGCCGGCCCCGGCCCGGCAGTGGCCGGTCCTGGTGGTCCTCGGGCTGGTCGGGGTCGGTCTGCTGGTCACCGCGCTCGACGTGTTCCGGGTCGGCATCCTGCTGATCGGCGGCGCCCTGCTGGCCGGCGCGGTGATGCGCTGGCTGCTGCCGAGCGTCGGCATGCTCGCGGTGCGCTCCCGCTTCACCGACATAGTGACGTACGGCGTACTGGGCCTCACGATCGTGCTGCTGGCGCTGATGGCGCAGCCGGACCCGCTGTTGAAACTCCCGTTCCTGAAGGACGCGCTGCACTTCACGGTGGAGAGCTGA
- a CDS encoding bifunctional methylenetetrahydrofolate dehydrogenase/methenyltetrahydrofolate cyclohydrolase: MTAQILDGKATAAAIKSDLTARVAALKEKGVTPGLGTILVGDDPGSQKYVVGKHRDCAQVGIASIQRELPATATQEEIEAVVRELNEDPACTGYIVQLPLPRGIDENRILELMDPAKDADGLHPMNLGRLVLNEPAPLPCTPNGVLTLLRQHGVEIKGAEVVVVGRGVTIGRPMPLLLTRRSENATVTQCHTGTRDLASHLRRADIIVAAAGSAHLVRPEDVKPGAAVLDVGVSRNAEGKIVGDVHPGVAEVAGWISPNPGGVGPMTRAQLLVNVVEAAERSVG; encoded by the coding sequence ATGACCGCCCAGATTCTCGATGGCAAGGCCACCGCAGCCGCGATCAAGTCCGACCTGACCGCCCGCGTGGCGGCGCTGAAGGAGAAGGGCGTCACGCCCGGCCTCGGCACGATCCTGGTCGGGGACGACCCCGGCAGCCAGAAGTACGTCGTCGGCAAGCACCGCGACTGCGCCCAGGTCGGTATCGCCTCCATCCAGCGCGAACTGCCCGCCACCGCGACCCAGGAGGAGATCGAGGCCGTCGTCCGCGAGCTGAACGAGGACCCGGCCTGCACCGGTTACATCGTCCAGCTGCCGCTGCCCAGGGGCATCGACGAGAACCGCATCCTGGAGCTGATGGACCCGGCCAAGGACGCGGACGGGCTCCATCCGATGAACCTGGGCCGCCTGGTCCTCAACGAGCCGGCGCCCCTGCCCTGCACCCCCAACGGCGTGCTCACCCTGCTGCGTCAGCACGGCGTCGAGATCAAGGGCGCCGAGGTCGTGGTCGTCGGCCGCGGCGTCACCATCGGCCGGCCGATGCCGCTGCTGCTGACCCGGCGCAGCGAGAACGCGACCGTGACCCAGTGCCACACCGGCACCCGCGATCTGGCCTCGCACCTGCGCCGCGCCGACATCATCGTCGCCGCCGCGGGCTCCGCCCATCTGGTCCGTCCCGAGGACGTGAAGCCGGGCGCGGCCGTCCTCGACGTCGGTGTCTCGCGCAACGCCGAGGGCAAGATCGTGGGCGACGTCCACCCCGGCGTCGCCGAGGTGGCCGGCTGGATCTCCCCGAACCCCGGTGGCGTGGGCCCGATGACCCGGGCGCAGCTGCTGGTCAACGTGGTCGAGGCGGCGGAGCGCAGTGTCGGCTGA
- a CDS encoding FHA domain-containing protein: MYSIIVVPPPTTEDENHPTQIRLAPGERLGFGRSVSDNGLAIGHDGVSRRAGEITAQGAFWILSNLSREQTYVVENPEGAGEHIKVGPGRLDAPIPFEFSRIVLPAAGDLLAIQVWAPRHDYLSSEGSLDGATTAPAFSVDRTKRYFAVLAALCEPRLRGEPHAPLPTVDQVVDRLRPTWPAASRTSVQWNIDYLAVKLRLKPGPETADTGPRLNGKKESLVSLALRFDLVREDDLVVLREPAAGRVAR; encoded by the coding sequence TTGTACAGCATCATCGTGGTACCTCCGCCGACCACGGAGGACGAGAACCATCCCACCCAGATCCGGCTGGCGCCCGGCGAGCGGCTCGGCTTCGGGCGGTCCGTTTCCGACAACGGCCTCGCCATCGGGCACGACGGGGTGTCCCGCAGAGCCGGTGAGATCACCGCGCAGGGCGCCTTCTGGATACTGAGCAACCTCAGCCGGGAGCAGACGTACGTCGTCGAGAACCCGGAGGGTGCGGGCGAGCACATCAAGGTCGGGCCGGGGCGGCTGGACGCGCCGATCCCGTTCGAGTTCTCGCGGATCGTGCTGCCCGCGGCCGGCGATCTGCTGGCGATCCAGGTGTGGGCGCCGCGCCACGACTACCTCAGCTCCGAGGGCAGCCTGGACGGGGCGACGACCGCGCCGGCCTTCTCGGTGGACCGTACGAAGCGGTACTTCGCGGTGCTGGCCGCCCTGTGCGAGCCCCGGCTGCGCGGCGAACCGCACGCCCCACTGCCCACCGTCGACCAGGTCGTGGACCGGCTGCGCCCGACATGGCCCGCGGCCTCGCGCACCTCGGTGCAGTGGAACATCGACTACCTCGCCGTGAAACTGCGCCTCAAGCCCGGCCCGGAGACCGCGGACACCGGCCCACGGCTCAACGGCAAGAAGGAGTCCCTGGTGTCGCTGGCGCTCCGCTTCGACCTCGTACGGGAGGACGACCTCGTCGTCCTCCGGGAGCCCGCCGCCGGCCGGGTCGCGCGGTGA
- a CDS encoding protein kinase domain-containing protein — MTEPYAVPVPRGYRVGAWEVREPIATGAFGSVYEARRVEGDALPGSAALKFLPTGTGTPRQLTHLRELIEREVELHRRLKQPRLIRMYDTLVVDDPASPTLDGATVLVLEKAEGSLSTLLAADPRPDAGPALLAQICEGLAQLHHAGWVHGDLKPANVLLMADGSARLADFNMAAELEGTHAYTPAFSTPDYTPPELLWSEIGERGRRIRPSADVWAFGVLAHLVLTDSFPLPGATPTARRDAAAAYARGTDELRLSPELPDVWREIVRDCLTRTHEDRVSTQDLLRRVEAAAGTGRSPRLPRALLPRRRSRRTTVLAAATAVVAVSSLGYGISTWADGGGTGGREREKVTAATYGAAELRTDKGVPVAYRRLIVDSAHDCVHAEVTPALIAALLKAESNFDPDLSDPGAGGEGEYGIARWTPSILRWYIRADGLPASETPRPPLTPEESIPAVGRYLCFMEPRLNKTGLAGDRRVLLAAAYRTSTKVVNNAGGVPPKYRDYATRVAHYLKEYTPAGKR, encoded by the coding sequence GTGACCGAGCCGTACGCCGTGCCGGTGCCCCGGGGGTACCGGGTGGGCGCCTGGGAGGTGCGGGAGCCGATCGCCACGGGGGCGTTCGGGAGCGTGTACGAGGCGCGGCGCGTCGAAGGGGACGCCCTCCCCGGGTCCGCGGCCCTGAAGTTCCTGCCCACCGGCACCGGAACCCCGCGCCAACTCACCCACCTGCGCGAACTCATCGAGCGCGAGGTCGAGTTGCACCGCCGGCTCAAGCAGCCGCGGCTGATCCGGATGTACGACACCCTCGTCGTCGACGACCCGGCCAGCCCCACCCTCGACGGCGCCACCGTCCTCGTACTGGAGAAAGCGGAGGGCTCCCTGTCGACGCTGCTGGCGGCGGACCCGCGCCCCGACGCCGGTCCCGCGCTGCTCGCGCAGATCTGCGAGGGGCTGGCGCAACTGCACCACGCGGGCTGGGTGCACGGCGACCTCAAGCCGGCCAACGTGCTGCTGATGGCGGACGGTTCGGCCCGGCTGGCCGACTTCAACATGGCGGCGGAACTGGAGGGCACGCACGCGTACACGCCCGCCTTCTCCACGCCCGACTACACGCCGCCGGAGCTGCTGTGGTCGGAGATCGGCGAGCGGGGCCGACGTATCCGGCCCTCGGCGGACGTCTGGGCGTTCGGCGTCCTGGCCCATCTGGTCCTCACCGACTCCTTCCCGCTGCCCGGCGCCACGCCGACGGCCCGCCGCGACGCGGCCGCCGCCTATGCGCGCGGCACCGACGAGCTGCGGCTGTCGCCCGAACTCCCGGACGTCTGGCGGGAGATCGTCCGCGACTGTCTGACCCGTACGCACGAGGACCGCGTCTCCACCCAGGACCTGCTGCGCCGGGTGGAGGCCGCGGCCGGCACGGGTCGCTCGCCGCGGCTGCCTCGGGCCCTGCTCCCCCGCCGCCGCTCGCGCCGTACGACGGTGCTGGCCGCCGCGACCGCCGTGGTGGCGGTGTCCTCGCTCGGCTACGGCATCAGCACCTGGGCCGACGGCGGTGGCACCGGCGGCCGCGAGAGGGAGAAGGTCACGGCCGCCACCTACGGCGCCGCCGAACTCCGCACCGACAAGGGCGTCCCGGTGGCCTACCGCCGGCTCATCGTGGACTCCGCCCACGACTGCGTCCACGCCGAGGTCACGCCCGCGCTGATCGCCGCCCTGCTGAAGGCGGAGAGCAACTTCGACCCGGACCTCTCCGACCCGGGCGCGGGCGGGGAGGGCGAGTACGGCATCGCCCGCTGGACGCCGAGCATCCTGCGCTGGTACATCCGCGCGGACGGCCTTCCCGCGTCGGAGACCCCCAGGCCTCCCCTCACCCCCGAAGAGTCCATCCCGGCCGTCGGCCGCTACCTGTGCTTCATGGAACCCCGCCTGAACAAGACCGGACTGGCAGGCGACCGCCGGGTCCTGCTGGCGGCCGCCTACCGCACCTCGACCAAGGTCGTGAACAACGCGGGCGGTGTTCCCCCGAAGTACCGCGACTACGCCACCCGCGTCGCCCACTACCTCAAGGAGTACACCCCTGCGGGCAAGAGGTGA